In a single window of the Centropristis striata isolate RG_2023a ecotype Rhode Island chromosome 18, C.striata_1.0, whole genome shotgun sequence genome:
- the adam17b gene encoding disintegrin and metalloproteinase domain-containing protein 17 isoform X2: MKRLFFFSLYTLHTAFYTVFTVFTGLTVNAAAASPPSDSQQELTSSLRSMLDDFSLLSLSNLQTHSVRRRDLQTHTHLEKLVSFSALHRQFRLYLRTNDQLFTEDFRAVVVEEDGRERSYSINRHNYFTGHVIGEENSRVQAHIDDHEFSARILTDEAEYNVEPLWRFWPAPPDGRLLVYRSEDIRNISRLQQPSVCGYVTSDPGLPLPRPVTTATGDDHDDGWASRGKRQVHDHRKNTCPLLLVADHRFFKHMGREEESTTLNYLIELIDRVDDIYRNTSWDEEFIGYGVQIQQFSVDIAEKASNVCLAHLFTYQDFDEGTLGLAYVAPSKPDIPGGLCSKACPSSANAKKSIYLNTGLTSTKNYGKTILTKEADLVTTHELGHNFGAEHDPDNILNCAPREDQGGKYVMYPIAVSGDHVNNKMFSNCSKRSIVKRLRSKAPSCFKQRNINVCGNSRVEQGEECDPGLLHINSDRCCTAECRLKPGAQCSDRNSACCKNCLFESVGEVCQEPINATCKGHSHCTGNSSECPPPENAANETVCLDNGECLNGECVPFCQAVLKLQPCACNETNSSCKVCCRGGGGVCAPYQDASGSFLFLRKGKPCTVGFCDGAGKCNKQVQDVIERLWDFIDKLDINTLGKFLADNIVGSVVAFSLLFWVPFSILVHCVDKKLDRQFEQNTKSLFFPSNAELLSSLESASVRIFKPPTFPTGTPPAGSRLPPSGPQQTSTPPAPPPDSPRMATIQEDPSLDSHLDQEVLEEAFGRPAGAAQQRSFEDLTGKDVTGRSEKALMFRLHRQHQIDTKETQC, encoded by the exons CGTCGTCTCTCAGGTCGATGCTGGACGACTTCTCCCTGCTGTCCCTCTCCAACCTGCAGACTCACTCAGTCCGCCGCAGagacctgcagacacacacacacctggagaAACTGGTCAGCTTCAGCGCCCTgcacag gcagtTTAGGCTCTATCTGAGGACCAACGACCAGCTGTTCACGGAGGACTTCAGGGccgtggtggtggaggaggacggCCGGGAGAGGAGCTACTCCATCAACAGACACAACTACTTCACCGGACACGTCATCG gggAGGAGAACTCTCGTGTTCAGGCTCACATCGACGACCACGAGTTCTCAGCTCGCATCCTGACGGACGAGGCCGAGTACAACGTGgag CCCCTGTGGCGGTTCTGGCCGGCGCCCCCTGATGGCCGTCTGCTGGTCTACCGCTCCGAGGACATCAGGAACATCAGCCGCCTGCAGCAGCCGTCCGTCTGCGGCtacgtgacctctgaccccggcCTGCCCCTCCCCCGCCCCGTCACCACGGCAACGGGGGACGACCACGACGACG GGTGGGCGTCCAGAGGGAAGCGGCAGGTCCACGACCACAGGAAGAACacctgtcctctgctgctggtggCCGACCATCGCTTCTTCAAACACATGGGCCGCGAGGAGGAGAGCACCACGCTCAACTACCTG ATCGAACTGATCGACCGCGTGGACGACATCTACAGAAACACGTCGTGGGACGAAGAGTTCATCGGCTACGGCGTTCAGATCCAGCAG TTCAGTGTTGATATTGCGGAGAAAGCCTCCAACGTCTGTCTGGCTCACCTCTTCACCTACCAGGACTTCGATGAGGGGACTCTGGGTCTGGCCTACGTGGCTCCGTCCAAACCGGACATCCCCGGAGGTCTCTGCTCCAAAG CCTGTCCTTCATCTGCAAACGCAAAAAAATCCATCTACCTGAACACGGGCCTGACCAGCACCAAGAACTACGGCAAGACCATCCTGACCAAG GAAGCGGACCTGGTGACGACTCACGAGCTCGGCCATAACTTCGGAGCGGAACACGACCCCGACAACATCCTGAACTGCGCGCCGCGAGAGGACCAGGGAGGGAAGTACGTCATGTACCCCATCGCCGTGAGCGGCGACCACGTCAACAACAAG ATGTTCTCCAACTGCAGTAAACGCTCCATCGTGAAGCGCCTGCGGTCCAAAGCGCCGTCCTGCTTCAAGCAGAGGAACATCAACGTGTGCGGTAACTCCCGGGTGGAGCAGGGCGAGGAGTGCGACCCCGGGCTGCTGCACATCAACTCAGACCGCTGCTGCACCGCCGAGTGCCGGCTGAAACCTGGAGCTCAGTGCAG TGACAGGAACAGTGCGTGCTGTAAGAACTGCCTGTTCGAGTCTGTAGGGGAAGTCTGCCAGGAGCCCATCAACGCCACCTGCAAAGGTCACTCGCACTGCACAG GAAACAGCAGCGAGTGTCCTCCTCCGGAGAACGCCGCCAATGAAACCGTGTGTCTGGACAACGGCGAGTGTCTGAACGGAGAATGTGTTCCCTTCTGCCAGGCCGTCTTAAAGCTGCAGCCCTGCGCCTGCAACG aaacGAACTCGTCGTGTAAGGTGTGTTGCCGTGGCGGCGGCGGCGTGTGCGCTCCCTACCAGGACGCGTCGGGCAGCTTCCTGTTCCTGCGTAAAGGGAAGCCGTGCACCGTGGGATTCTGCGACGGAGCG GGGAAATGCAACAAGCAGGTTCAGGACGTGATCGAGCGTCTCTGGGACTTCATCGACAAACTGGACATCAACACGCTGGGGAAGTTCCTGGCAGACAACATCGTGGGCTCCGTGGTCGCCTTCTCTCTGCTCTTCTGGGTTCCCTTCAGCATCCTGGTGCACTGcgtg gacAAGAAGCTGGACAGACAGTTTGAACAGAACACCAAGAGTCTGTTCTTCCCCAGC AATGCCGAGCTGCTGAGCAGCCTGGAGTCCGCGTCCGTCCGGATCTTCAAACCTCCGACGTTCCCGACCGGAACGCCGCCGGCCGGGTCGCGCCTCCCGCCGTCCGGCCCGCAGCAGACCAGCACGCCGCCGGCCCCGCCCCCCGACAGCCCCCGCATGGCCACCATCCAGGAGGACCCCAGCCTGGACTCACACCTGGACCAGGAGGTGCTGGAGGAGGCGTTCGGCCGGCCCGCGGGGGCGGCACAGCAGCGCTCCTTCGAGGACCTGACGGGGAAAGACGTGACGGGTCGCAGCGAGAAAGCTTTGATGTTCCGACTCCACAGACAACATCAGATAGACACCAAGGAGACGCAGTGCTGA
- the adam17b gene encoding disintegrin and metalloproteinase domain-containing protein 17 isoform X1, with amino-acid sequence MKRLFFFSLYTLHTAFYTVFTVFTGLTVNAAAASPPSDSQQELTSSLRSMLDDFSLLSLSNLQTHSVRRRDLQTHTHLEKLVSFSALHRQFRLYLRTNDQLFTEDFRAVVVEEDGRERSYSINRHNYFTGHVIGEENSRVQAHIDDHEFSARILTDEAEYNVEPLWRFWPAPPDGRLLVYRSEDIRNISRLQQPSVCGYVTSDPGLPLPRPVTTATGDDHDDGWASRGKRQVHDHRKNTCPLLLVADHRFFKHMGREEESTTLNYLIELIDRVDDIYRNTSWDEEFIGYGVQIQQIIIEKSPTPVAAGKSHFNMKGSPVEGKKVWDVKKLLEQFSVDIAEKASNVCLAHLFTYQDFDEGTLGLAYVAPSKPDIPGGLCSKACPSSANAKKSIYLNTGLTSTKNYGKTILTKEADLVTTHELGHNFGAEHDPDNILNCAPREDQGGKYVMYPIAVSGDHVNNKMFSNCSKRSIVKRLRSKAPSCFKQRNINVCGNSRVEQGEECDPGLLHINSDRCCTAECRLKPGAQCSDRNSACCKNCLFESVGEVCQEPINATCKGHSHCTGNSSECPPPENAANETVCLDNGECLNGECVPFCQAVLKLQPCACNETNSSCKVCCRGGGGVCAPYQDASGSFLFLRKGKPCTVGFCDGAGKCNKQVQDVIERLWDFIDKLDINTLGKFLADNIVGSVVAFSLLFWVPFSILVHCVDKKLDRQFEQNTKSLFFPSNAELLSSLESASVRIFKPPTFPTGTPPAGSRLPPSGPQQTSTPPAPPPDSPRMATIQEDPSLDSHLDQEVLEEAFGRPAGAAQQRSFEDLTGKDVTGRSEKALMFRLHRQHQIDTKETQC; translated from the exons CGTCGTCTCTCAGGTCGATGCTGGACGACTTCTCCCTGCTGTCCCTCTCCAACCTGCAGACTCACTCAGTCCGCCGCAGagacctgcagacacacacacacctggagaAACTGGTCAGCTTCAGCGCCCTgcacag gcagtTTAGGCTCTATCTGAGGACCAACGACCAGCTGTTCACGGAGGACTTCAGGGccgtggtggtggaggaggacggCCGGGAGAGGAGCTACTCCATCAACAGACACAACTACTTCACCGGACACGTCATCG gggAGGAGAACTCTCGTGTTCAGGCTCACATCGACGACCACGAGTTCTCAGCTCGCATCCTGACGGACGAGGCCGAGTACAACGTGgag CCCCTGTGGCGGTTCTGGCCGGCGCCCCCTGATGGCCGTCTGCTGGTCTACCGCTCCGAGGACATCAGGAACATCAGCCGCCTGCAGCAGCCGTCCGTCTGCGGCtacgtgacctctgaccccggcCTGCCCCTCCCCCGCCCCGTCACCACGGCAACGGGGGACGACCACGACGACG GGTGGGCGTCCAGAGGGAAGCGGCAGGTCCACGACCACAGGAAGAACacctgtcctctgctgctggtggCCGACCATCGCTTCTTCAAACACATGGGCCGCGAGGAGGAGAGCACCACGCTCAACTACCTG ATCGAACTGATCGACCGCGTGGACGACATCTACAGAAACACGTCGTGGGACGAAGAGTTCATCGGCTACGGCGTTCAGATCCAGCAG ATCATCATAGAGAAGAGTCCGACTCCTGTGGCAGCCGGAAAAAGTCACTTCAACATGAAAGGAAGTCCAGTGGAGGGTAAAAAGGTCTGGGACGTCAAGAAGCTGCTGGAG CAGTTCAGTGTTGATATTGCGGAGAAAGCCTCCAACGTCTGTCTGGCTCACCTCTTCACCTACCAGGACTTCGATGAGGGGACTCTGGGTCTGGCCTACGTGGCTCCGTCCAAACCGGACATCCCCGGAGGTCTCTGCTCCAAAG CCTGTCCTTCATCTGCAAACGCAAAAAAATCCATCTACCTGAACACGGGCCTGACCAGCACCAAGAACTACGGCAAGACCATCCTGACCAAG GAAGCGGACCTGGTGACGACTCACGAGCTCGGCCATAACTTCGGAGCGGAACACGACCCCGACAACATCCTGAACTGCGCGCCGCGAGAGGACCAGGGAGGGAAGTACGTCATGTACCCCATCGCCGTGAGCGGCGACCACGTCAACAACAAG ATGTTCTCCAACTGCAGTAAACGCTCCATCGTGAAGCGCCTGCGGTCCAAAGCGCCGTCCTGCTTCAAGCAGAGGAACATCAACGTGTGCGGTAACTCCCGGGTGGAGCAGGGCGAGGAGTGCGACCCCGGGCTGCTGCACATCAACTCAGACCGCTGCTGCACCGCCGAGTGCCGGCTGAAACCTGGAGCTCAGTGCAG TGACAGGAACAGTGCGTGCTGTAAGAACTGCCTGTTCGAGTCTGTAGGGGAAGTCTGCCAGGAGCCCATCAACGCCACCTGCAAAGGTCACTCGCACTGCACAG GAAACAGCAGCGAGTGTCCTCCTCCGGAGAACGCCGCCAATGAAACCGTGTGTCTGGACAACGGCGAGTGTCTGAACGGAGAATGTGTTCCCTTCTGCCAGGCCGTCTTAAAGCTGCAGCCCTGCGCCTGCAACG aaacGAACTCGTCGTGTAAGGTGTGTTGCCGTGGCGGCGGCGGCGTGTGCGCTCCCTACCAGGACGCGTCGGGCAGCTTCCTGTTCCTGCGTAAAGGGAAGCCGTGCACCGTGGGATTCTGCGACGGAGCG GGGAAATGCAACAAGCAGGTTCAGGACGTGATCGAGCGTCTCTGGGACTTCATCGACAAACTGGACATCAACACGCTGGGGAAGTTCCTGGCAGACAACATCGTGGGCTCCGTGGTCGCCTTCTCTCTGCTCTTCTGGGTTCCCTTCAGCATCCTGGTGCACTGcgtg gacAAGAAGCTGGACAGACAGTTTGAACAGAACACCAAGAGTCTGTTCTTCCCCAGC AATGCCGAGCTGCTGAGCAGCCTGGAGTCCGCGTCCGTCCGGATCTTCAAACCTCCGACGTTCCCGACCGGAACGCCGCCGGCCGGGTCGCGCCTCCCGCCGTCCGGCCCGCAGCAGACCAGCACGCCGCCGGCCCCGCCCCCCGACAGCCCCCGCATGGCCACCATCCAGGAGGACCCCAGCCTGGACTCACACCTGGACCAGGAGGTGCTGGAGGAGGCGTTCGGCCGGCCCGCGGGGGCGGCACAGCAGCGCTCCTTCGAGGACCTGACGGGGAAAGACGTGACGGGTCGCAGCGAGAAAGCTTTGATGTTCCGACTCCACAGACAACATCAGATAGACACCAAGGAGACGCAGTGCTGA
- the cpsf3 gene encoding cleavage and polyadenylation specificity factor subunit 3 translates to MTTKRKCDVTVPAEESDQLLIRPLGAGQEVGRSCIILEFKGRKIMLDCGIHPGLEGMDALPYIDLIDPAEIDLLLISHFHLDHCGALPWFLQKTSFKGRTFMTHATKAIYRWLLSDYVKVSNISADDMLYTETDLEESMEKIETINFHEVKEVAGIKFWCYHAGHVLGAAMFMIEIAGVKLLYTGDFSRQEDRHLMAAEIPSVKPDILITESTYGTHIHEKREEREARFCNTVHDIVNREGRCLIPVFALGRAQELLLILDEYWQNHPELHDIPIYYASSLARKCMAVYQTYINAMNDKIRKAINVNNPFVFKHISNLKSMDHFDDIGPSVVMASPGMMQSGLSRELFESWCTDKRNGVIIAGYCVEGTLAKHIMTEPDEIATMSGQKLPLKMSVDYISFSAHTDYQQTSEFIRALKPPHVILVHGEQNEMARLKAALIREYEDNDEVDIEVHNPRNTEAVTLNFRGEKLAKVMGSLTDRKCVQGQRVSGILVKRNFNYHIVSPSDLSNYTDLCMSTVTQTQAIPYTGPISLLVSQLRSLAGDVEQVEGADKITVKIFKSITLVHEAGMVLLEWVANPLNDMYADVVTTVVLEVQSNPSAQKFPEGKKETLDMDVFVERLGLMLHDMFGDDCVNFTDEKKLSVTVDGVTASVDPETRAVTCADESLREMVEVAAHRLYDALSPAF, encoded by the exons aGGAGCAGGACAGGAAGTGGGACGCTCCTGCATCATCCTGGAGTTCAAGGGACGAAAGATCATG CTGGACTGTGGGATCCATCCTGGTCTGGAGGGAATGGACGCTCTGCCGTACATCGACCTGATCGACCCGGCTGAGATCGACCTGCTGCTCATCAGCCA CTTCCACCTGGATCACTGTGGAGCTCTGCCCTGGTTCCTGCAGAAGACCAGCTTCAAGGGACGCACCTTCATGACTCACGCCACCAAGGCCATCTACCGCTGGCTGCTGTCCGACTACGTCAAAGTCAG TAACATCTCGGCGGACGACATGCTGTACACTGAGACGGACCTGGAGGAGAGCATGGAGAAGATCGAGACCATCAACTTCCACGAGGTGAAGGAGGTCGCCGGCATCAAGTTCTGGTGTTACCACGCCGGCCACGTCCTCGGAGCCGCCATGTTCATGATCGAGATCGCCGGAGTCAAG ttgttgTACACAGGAGATTTCTCCCGTCAGGAGGACAGACATCTGATGGCAGCAGAGATCCCGAGCGTCAAACCAGACATCCTCATCACG GAGTCGACCTACGGGACTCACATCCACGAGAagcgagaggagagggaggctCGTTTCTGTAACACCGTCCACGACATCGTGAACAGAGAGGGCCGCTGTCTGATCCCCGTCTTCGCTCTGGGCCGAGCCCAGGAGCTGCTGCTCATCCTGG aCGAGTACTGGCAGAACCACCCGGAGCTGCACGACATCCCCATCTACTACGCCTCGTCCCTGGCCAGGAAGTGCATGGCGGTCTACCAGACCTACATCAACGCCATGAACGACAAGATCCGCAAGGCAATCAACGTCAACAACCCCTTCGTCTTCAAGCACATCAGCAACCTGAAG AGCATGGACCACTTTGACGACATCGGGCCCAGCGTGGTGATGGCGTCCCCCGGGATGATGCAGAGCGGCCTGTCCAGAGAGCTGTTCGAGAGCTGGTGCACCGACAAGAGGAACGGCGTCATCATCGCCGGGTACTGCGTCGAGGGAACGCTCGCCAAG CACATCATGACGGAGCCTGATGAGATCGCCACCATGTCGGGTCAGAAGCTCCCTCTGAAGATGTCGGTGGACTACATCTCGTTCTCGGCTCACACCGACTACCAGCAGACCAGCGAGTTCATCCGGGCGCTGAAACCTCCACACGTG ATCCTGGTGCACGGCGAGCAGAACGAGATGGCCCGTCTGAAGGCGGCGCTGATCCGCGAGTACGAGGACAACGACGAGGTGGACATCGAGGTCCACAACCCCCGAAACACCGAGGCCGTCACGCTCAACTTCAGAGGAGAGAAGCTCGCCAAG GTGATGGGATCGCTGACCGACAGGAAGTGTGTCCAGGGGCAACGAGTCTCCGGGATCCTCGTCAAGAGGAACTTCAACTACCACATCGTGTCTCCATCAGACCTGTCCA ACTACACAGATCTGTGTATGAGCACCGTGACTCAGACTCAGGCCATCCCCTACACCGGACCCATCTCACTGCTGGTCAGCCAGCTACGCAGCCTCGcag gaGACGTGGAGCAGGTGGAGGGAGCCGACAAGATCACCGTCAAGATCTTCAAGAGCATCACTCTGGTCCACGAGGCCGGCATGGTGCTGCTGGAG TGGGTGGCCAACCCTCTCAACGACATGTACGCTGACGTGGTGACCACGGTGGTCCTGGAGGTCCAGTCCAACCCCAGCGCCCAGAAGT ttcCTGAAGGGAAGAAGGAAACGTTGGACATGGACGTGTTCGTGGAACGACTGGGACTCATGCTGCA CGACATGTTCGGAGACGACTGTGTGAACTTCACAGACGAGAAGAAGCTGAGCGTCACCGTGGACGGAGTGACGGCGTCCGTCGACCCCGAGACCAGA GCGGTGACGTGTGCCGACGAGTCTCTGAGGGAGATGGTGGAGGTCGCCGCCCACCGGCTGTACGACGCCCTCAGCCCCGCCTTCTGA